AGGGACACCGCGCCGGCGCCGGTTCGGGTCGGGTTCCGGCTAGGCGAGCCCGCCGCCGGGGAACTCGGCGTGCGGGACGGATACCTGGTGGACCGCGCGTTCGCCGACGATCTGCGGTTGCTGCCGGTCGATTCGATCCGGGTGCCCGGCCCGGTCGGCGTGCTGGACGCGCTGGCGGCGGCCGCGCTGGCCCGCGCGGTCGACGTGCCGGCGGCCGCTCTCGCGTCGGCGATCGAAGCGTTCCGGCCCGGCCGGCATCGCAGCGAGGTGGTCGCCGTCGCAGGCGGCATCACCTACGTGGACGACTCCAAGGCCACCAACCCGCACGCCGCGCAGGCGTCCGTGCTCGCTTTCCCGCGGGTGGTGTGGCTGGCCGGGGGTCTGCTCAAAGGCGCATCCGTGGATGCCGAGGTGGCCCGCATCGCATCGCGGCTGGTGGGTGCGGTGCTGATCGGACGGGACCGCGCCGCGGTTGCCGAGGCGTTATCGCGACACGCGCCCGATGTCCCCGTAGTACAGGTGGTGACAGGCGAGGATGTTGTGATGCATGAGGCTGCTGGGGTTTCTGTTACCAAAGTGAAACAAGTTGCGCAGACTGATGAACCGCTCGGGTCTCGGGTGATGGCCGCGGCCGTCGCCGCCGCCCGCGAACTGGCCCAACCCGGCGACACGGTGCTGCTGGCCCCGGCCGGCGCGTCGTTCGACCAGTTCACCGGCTACGGTGCCCGCGGCGACGCCTTTGCCGCCGCCGTTCGCGCCTCGGTGCGGTAGGCGGGATGGGTATCGCGCTGACCCGGCTGCTGGGCCGGGGTCGCGGCTCGACGGAGACCACGAACGCCGCCGGCACCGAGGGCGCCGAAGGGGCCTCCGACATTCCGGCCAACCCGGACACTGCCGTCGCTCCGGACACTTCGGGCGCGCCGGACACCGCGGCGGTCGACCCGTCGCAGCCGGCGACCGCACCGGCGGCCAGCAAAGCCGGCAAACCCAAAGCCGACCCGTCGGGTCCGCGCAGCCGGTTCGGCGCCTGGCTAGGCCGGCCCATGACCTCGTTCCACCTGATCATCGCCGTCACCGCGCTGCTGACGTCGCTCGGTCTGATCATGGTGCTCTCGGCGTCCGGCGTGCATTCCTACGGCAACGACGGTTCGGCGTGGGTGATCTTCGGCAAGCAGGTGATGTGGACCGTCGTCGGGCTGATCGCCTGCTACGCCGGACTGCGGATGTCGGTGCGGTTCATCCGGCGCATCGCGTTCATGAGTTACGCGGTCACCTGCGTGCTGCTGGTCTTGGTGCTGATCCCCGGAATCGGCAACCTGGCCAACGGATCCCGCAAATGGTTCGTCATCGCAGGCTTCTCGATGCAGCCCTCCGAGCTGTCCAAGATCGCCTTCGCCATCTGGGGGGCGCACCTGCTGGCGGCCCGGCGCGGGGAGCGGGCCTCGCTGCGCGAGATGCTCGTTCCGCTGGTCCCGGCCGCGCTGATCTCGCTCGGTCTGATCATGGCCCAGCCGGACCTGGGGCAGACCGTGTCGTTCGGCATCATTCTGCTGGGCCTGCTCTGGTACTCCGGCCTGGACCTGCGGTTGTTCATCAGCTCGCTGGGCATGGTGGTGGCGGCGGGCGCCGTGCTGGCCATGTCCGCCGGCTATCGCTCCGACCGGGTGCGGTCCTGGCTGGACCCCGAGAACGACCCGATGGACACCGGCTACCAGGCCCGACAGGCCAAATACGCGCTGGCGCACGGCGGCATCTTCGGCGACGGCCTGGGTCAGGGCGTGGCCAAGTGGAACTATCTGCCCAACGCCCACAACGACTTCATCTTCGCGATCATCGGCGAGGAACTCGGCCTGATCGGGGCGGTGGGCCTGCTCGGGCTGTTCGGGTTGTTCGCCTACACCGGGATGCGGATCGCGCGCCGTTCGGCCGACCCGTTCCTGCGGTTGCTGACCGCCACCACCACGCTGTGGGTGCTGGGCCAGGCGTTCATCAACATCGGCTACGTGATCGGGTTGCTGCCGGTCACCGGGCTGCAGCTACCACTGATATCCGCCGGTGGAACATCAACGGCCGCAACGCTTTTCATGATCGGCATCATGGCCAACGCGGCCCGGAACGAGCCGGAGGCGGTGGCCGCGCTGCGGGCCGGGCGCGACGACAAGGTCAACCGGTTCCTGCGGCTGCCGGTGCCCGAACCCTACGTTCCGAGCCGCCTGGAATCGTTCCGGGACCGCAAGAAGCCGCCCCGACCCAAACCCGCCAAGCAGGCCAAGCAGCCGCCCCGCCCGGCGCCCCGGCGCGCCGCTCGCTCGACCCGGCAGGCACTGCCGCGCACCGCGGAACGCTCGGCTCGCCGGTCTGCGGGCACCGGGCAGGCGCGGGCCAGGCATCATGGATCTGGCCAGCGCTACGCCGGCCAGCGTCAGACAGGGCGTGCTCGCGCATTGGAAGGTCAGCGTTACGGGTGAACGACAAGGTCAGTGAGTCGGCCGGCGGGTCGGGGGCAGGTCCCTCGCCCGCCGGTGCCGCGTCGTCGTCCTTCGGGGCCGCCGGGACGCTGTCGGTGGTCCTGGCCGGCGGCGGCACCGCCGGGCACGTGGAGCCCGCAATGGCCGTCGCCGACGCACTGACCGCCCTGGACGCCTCGATCCGCATCACCGCACTGGGCACCGCGCGCGGTTTGGAGACCCGGTTGGTGCCCCAGCGCGGCTACCAGCTGGAGCTGATCACGCCGGTGCCGCTGCCGCGCAAACCCAGCGGCGACCTGGCCCGGCTGCCGCCGCGGGTGTGGCGCGCGGTGCGCGAGACCCGGGCGGTCCTCGACCACGTCCACGCCGACGTAGTGATCGGCTTCGGCGGATACGTCGCGCTGCCGGCCTACCTGGCCGCCCGCGGGCGCCCGGGACGCCGGCGGATACCGGTGCTGATCCACGAAGCCAACGCCCGGGCGGGCCTGGCCAACCGGGTCGGCGCGCGCTCCGCCGACCGCATCCTGTCCGCGGTGCCACACTCCGGTCTGCGCCGCGCCGAAGTGGTGGGCGTGCCGGTGCGCGCGGCGATCACCGCGCTCGACCGCGTCGCGTTGCGCGCCCAGGCACGCGCCTACTTCGGGTTCGCCGCCGACGCGCGCGTCCTGCTGGTGTTCGGCGGCTCGCAGGGCGCGGTCTCGCTCAACCGCGCGGTGTCGGGGGCCGCCGCGCAGTTGGCCGCCGCGGGGATCTCGGTGCTGCACGCGCACGGACCGAAGAACACCCTGGACTTGCGCACCCCCGACCCGGGCGACCCACCGTACGTCGCGGTGCCCTACCTGGACCGGATGGATCTGGCCTACGCCGCCGCCGACCTGGCGATCTGCCGCTCCGGTGCGATGACGGTCGCCGAAGTGTCGGCCGTCGGCCTGCCGGCCATCTACGTGCCGTTGCCGATCGGCAACGGTGAGCAACGACTCAACGCGCTGCCGGTGGTCGACGCCGGGGGCGGCATGATCATCGCCGACGCCGCCCTGACCCCGGACGTGGTGGCCCGCGAGGTGTCCGGGCTGCTCACCGACCCGCCGCGGCTGGCGGCGATGACGGCGGCGGCCGCGCAGGTCGGACACCGCGACGCGGCCCGTCAGGTCGCACAGGCCGCGGTCGACCTGGCACTGCGGGGGGTGCGACGGTGACCGCCGGGCAGCTGCCGCCCGAGCTGGCGCGGGTCCACATGGTCGGCATCGGCGGGG
The nucleotide sequence above comes from Mycobacterium kiyosense. Encoded proteins:
- the murD gene encoding UDP-N-acetylmuramoylalanine--D-glutamate ligase translates to MLAPLAPGAPVLIAGARVTGRAVLAALTRFGAVPTLCDDDPAMLAGFGDVATLDPAAAIQRIGHFALVVTSPGFQPSTPVLAAAAAAGVPIWGDVELAWRLDAAGHYGPPRRWLVVTGTNGKTTTTSMLHEMLIAGGLRSALCGNIGDPVLDVLDQPADVLAVELSSFQLFWAPSLRPEAGVVLNIAEDHLDWHGTMADYTAAKARVLTGRVAVVGLDDARAVALRDTAPAPVRVGFRLGEPAAGELGVRDGYLVDRAFADDLRLLPVDSIRVPGPVGVLDALAAAALARAVDVPAAALASAIEAFRPGRHRSEVVAVAGGITYVDDSKATNPHAAQASVLAFPRVVWLAGGLLKGASVDAEVARIASRLVGAVLIGRDRAAVAEALSRHAPDVPVVQVVTGEDVVMHEAAGVSVTKVKQVAQTDEPLGSRVMAAAVAAARELAQPGDTVLLAPAGASFDQFTGYGARGDAFAAAVRASVR
- the murG gene encoding UDP-N-acetylglucosamine--N-acetylmuramyl-(pentapeptide) pyrophosphoryl-undecaprenol N-acetylglucosamine transferase produces the protein MNDKVSESAGGSGAGPSPAGAASSSFGAAGTLSVVLAGGGTAGHVEPAMAVADALTALDASIRITALGTARGLETRLVPQRGYQLELITPVPLPRKPSGDLARLPPRVWRAVRETRAVLDHVHADVVIGFGGYVALPAYLAARGRPGRRRIPVLIHEANARAGLANRVGARSADRILSAVPHSGLRRAEVVGVPVRAAITALDRVALRAQARAYFGFAADARVLLVFGGSQGAVSLNRAVSGAAAQLAAAGISVLHAHGPKNTLDLRTPDPGDPPYVAVPYLDRMDLAYAAADLAICRSGAMTVAEVSAVGLPAIYVPLPIGNGEQRLNALPVVDAGGGMIIADAALTPDVVAREVSGLLTDPPRLAAMTAAAAQVGHRDAARQVAQAAVDLALRGVRR
- the ftsW gene encoding cell division protein FtsW; translated protein: MGIALTRLLGRGRGSTETTNAAGTEGAEGASDIPANPDTAVAPDTSGAPDTAAVDPSQPATAPAASKAGKPKADPSGPRSRFGAWLGRPMTSFHLIIAVTALLTSLGLIMVLSASGVHSYGNDGSAWVIFGKQVMWTVVGLIACYAGLRMSVRFIRRIAFMSYAVTCVLLVLVLIPGIGNLANGSRKWFVIAGFSMQPSELSKIAFAIWGAHLLAARRGERASLREMLVPLVPAALISLGLIMAQPDLGQTVSFGIILLGLLWYSGLDLRLFISSLGMVVAAGAVLAMSAGYRSDRVRSWLDPENDPMDTGYQARQAKYALAHGGIFGDGLGQGVAKWNYLPNAHNDFIFAIIGEELGLIGAVGLLGLFGLFAYTGMRIARRSADPFLRLLTATTTLWVLGQAFINIGYVIGLLPVTGLQLPLISAGGTSTAATLFMIGIMANAARNEPEAVAALRAGRDDKVNRFLRLPVPEPYVPSRLESFRDRKKPPRPKPAKQAKQPPRPAPRRAARSTRQALPRTAERSARRSAGTGQARARHHGSGQRYAGQRQTGRARALEGQRYG